In Thermosinus carboxydivorans Nor1, the sequence TCTGTCCGGCATCCAGCGCTGGAATCAGACCGTCAAAGCCCATGCTCTGGATCTGTACTTCCATACCCATTTGCTTGGCAATGGCTTTGATCAGGTCGATATCAAAACCTACATATTCTTTTGTTTTTTCATCCTGGAACTCAAACGGAGCAAACGCGGCATCAGTGCCGACTTTGAGGACCTTCGGCTTGGCTGGTTGGGCCGCCTGTTGGCTGCCGCAGCCTGCCAGACCCAGAGACAGCAGAAAGATTCCCAACACAATGAACGCAACCAGTTTCTTGGACATGTAATTTACCTCCCCCGATCAACCATTTCGCTTATGTTTATAATTATACAGTTATATTGTATAATTAGTCAAGTGGTAAAAATAATAAAACCCTTCGCGTTCTTCGCGGCCTTTGCGGTTAAAACCTACCCCATACCTCATACCTCATACCTCATACTTCATACCTCATACCTCATACCAAAAAACAAAGCCCGGATCTAAATCCGGGCGCTCTTTTCCGTCAGTACCTATTGTCTTCTGGCATTGAAGCAGTCACGGCAGTAAACGGGGCGGTCATTACGCGGTTTGAACGGGACTTGCGTTGTCACGCCGCACTGGGCACACACGACTTCGTGCATTTCCCGCTGCGGTGCAGCCTCGCCGCCTTCGCGC encodes:
- a CDS encoding transporter substrate-binding domain-containing protein is translated as MSKKLVAFIVLGIFLLSLGLAGCGSQQAAQPAKPKVLKVGTDAAFAPFEFQDEKTKEYVGFDIDLIKAIAKQMGMEVQIQSMGFDGLIPALDAGQ
- a CDS encoding zinc-ribbon domain containing protein, producing the protein MAFQDKTLKCKDCGAEFVFTAGEQEFYAEKGFENEPARCRSCREAKRRQREGGEAAPQREMHEVVCAQCGVTTQVPFKPRNDRPVYCRDCFNARRQ